DNA from Actinomyces sp. oral taxon 897:
CCGCGGCTACCCGCCCTCGCTGCGTGAGATCGGCGCGGAGGTGGGGCTGACCAGCCCCTCCTCGGTCAAGCACCAGCTGGACAAGCTCGAGCGGCTGGGCCTGGTCCACCGTGACCCCAAGCGTCCTCGCGCCCTGGAGGTCGTGGTCCCTGAGCCGGACGCCCGCCAGGCCCCCCCGCCCACCACCCGGCGCCCGCCCGCCCCGGTCGTGCCCCTGCCCTCCCTGCCCGGCGTCGGGCAGGACGAGGCCGTGGCGGTCCCCCTGGTGGGGCGGATCGCCGCGGGCAGCCCCATCCTGGCCATGCAGGAGGTGGAGGACGTCGTGGCCCTCCCCCGCCGCCTGACGGGGGACGGGGAGCTGTTCATGCTCCAGGTGCACGGGGACTCCATGATCGAGGCCGCCATCTGCGACGGGGACTGGGTGGTGGTCCGCTCCCAGCCCGACGCCGCCAGCGGGGAGGTCGTGGCCGCCCTGCTCCAGGACGTGGACGGCCACAGCGCCACGGTCAAGGTCCTCTCCCGGCATGACGGCCACCAGTGGCTCCTGCCCCGTAACCCCGACTACGCCCCCATCCCGGGCGACGAGGCCACGATCATGGGCAAGGTCGTCACGGTCCTGCGGGCCCTGTAGCCCCCGGGCGCCCGGTCCGGTGCCCTGACGCCGGGCCGGGCGGCTGCCGTGGGCTCCTGACGGGCCTGGCAGCTGGCCCGCGGGTGCCACGGCACCGGACCGCCCCTGGCGGATCGTGCTCGGGGCCGGGAGCGGCGGGTCCCGGGACAAGCACAGCGGGGCCGGTGGCACGAGGGACCGTCCCGGGCCGGGCTGCCCAGGAGACACGGGTGGGGCCGGGGACCTCGCGTTCAAGGACCCCGGCCCCACCCCGGTGCGTCGCGGTGCACCCGCGCGGCAGCGCCTGCGCACCCGGCAGGCGGCGTGCCGGCCTGGCCTCAGTAGCCCAGGCCGCGGGCGACCTCGCGCAGACGCTCGGCCGAGGCGGTCAGGCGGGCGCGCTCGTCGTCGGTCAGCGGCAGCTCCAGGCGGCGGCCGGCGCCCTTACGGCCGATAATGGTCGGGACGGCCATGCACACGTCGGAGATGCCGTGCCAGTCATCCAGCAGCGGGGAGACGGTCAGGACCCGCTGCTCGTCGTTGAGGACGGCGCCGATGATCCGCTGGACCGCCAGGCCGACGGCGTAGTTGGTCACGCCCTTGCCCTCGATAATGCGGTAGGCGGAGCGCACGACGTCGCGGGCGATGCGCTCGCGCTTGGCCTCGTCGAACTCACCGCCGTCGAGGGTCTTGCCCCACTGGGTGATCGGCACGCCGCCGATCTCGGTGGAGGACCACAGCGGGACCTCGGAGTCGCCGTGCTCACCGGTGATGTAGCCGTGGATGTTCTGCACGGCCGTACCGGTCTCCAGGGAGATGAGGTAGCGCATGCGGGCGGTGTCCAGGACGGTGCCGGAGCCGAAGATCTGGTTCTCGGGCAGGCCGGTGATCTTCTTGGCGCAGTAGGTCACCACGTCCACCGGGTTGGCCACCGGCACGAAGATCGCGTTGGGGGCGACCTCGACCAGCTTGGGCAGGATCTTCTCCATAATGCCCACGGTGGCCCCGGCCAGCTCCAGACGGGACTGGCCCGGCTTCTGCCTGGCCCCGGCGGTAATGGCGATGACGTCGGCGTCGCGGCAGATCTCGGGGTCGGTGGAGCCGGACACGGAGCCGGCGGAGGTGAACTGGATGCCCTGGGCGATGTCGAGGGCCTCGGCCTCGACCTTCTCCTTGGCGATGTCCTGGAGGACGACCTCGCGGGCGACACCCTTGGTGACGCAGGCGTAGGCCAGGGTGGAACCCACCGCTCCGGCGCCGATAATGGCGACCTTGGAGGGGCGGCCGGAGGCCTTGGCGGTGGGGTAGGAGCCTTGGGCGGTGTTGGTGTTGGACACGGGTTCTCCTTCACATACGGGTGGGGATGAGCGGACGCTGGCCGGTCCACCTCCCAGACTAGTCGGTGAGGTACCCCTATATGGGGGACTTTCCGGCTACTGGGCGCGTCGTACTAGCCTTCTACCAGGTAGTTGCCCTGACCATCGGCTGTTTGAACGACTACCCTGGTACCTGTCAGCTCCTGGCGGCTACCCGGCCCCGCGCCGAGAGGCCACCACCACCTACCACCCCATGACACAGGAGTCACCATGCGCCGTCTCCCCCCTGTCCTGGCGCGACTGAGTATTATCGCCCTCCTGCTGGGCGTGCTCACGGGCGCGCCGGTTACCGCCGCCCCGGCACCGGGGGTCGAGACCGACCCAGCGGCCCGGGCCCAGGCCCTGCTGGCCACCATGAGCCAGGACGAGAAGATCGGCCAGGTCCTGTGGACCCACGTCTACGGCTCCTCGGCGCAGGACGAGACCTACGCCGACAAGAACGAGGACGTGTTTGGGCCCGGCGTGCGTACCCCCGCCCAGGCCGTGAGCACCTTCCACCTCGGCGGGGTCCTGTACTTCAACTGGGCGCACAACGTCACCACCCCCACCGACCCCGGGCAGGTGGCCGCCCTGTCCGACGGCCTCCAGGAGGCGGCACGTACCAGCGGGCCCAAGATCCCCCTGGCCATCACCATCGACCAGGAGGGCGGGCTGGTGGCCCGGGTACGGACCTCGGGCACCGACGTGCCCGGGAACATGGCCCTGGGGGCCACCGGGTCCACCGAGCTCGCCCGCGCCCAGGGCCAGGCCCTGGGGTCCGAACTCGCCGCCATGGGGATCAACGTCGACTTCGCCCCGGTCCTGAACGTCAACACCAACGCCGCCAACCCGGTCATCGGGGTCCGCTCACTGGGGGACGACCCCGAGGCGGTCGCCTCCCTGGGCGCCGCCCAGATCGAGGGGCTCCAGTCCGAGGGGGTCTCCGCCACCGCCAAGTACTTCCCGGGGCACGGTGACACCCAGACCGACTCCCACCTGGGCCTGCCCACGGTCAGCTACGACCGGGCCACCCTGGACACCCACCTGGCCCCCTTCCGGACCGCGGTCAAGGGCGGGGTGGACATGATCATGACCGCCCACATTGTGGTGGAGGCCATTGACCCCGCCCACCCGGCCACCACGTCCAAGGCGGTCCTCACCGACCTGCTGCGCGAGGAGATGGGCTTCACCGGCCTGATCACCACCGACGCCATGGACATGGAGGGCGTCCAGCTCTCGGTCATGTCGGACCAGGAGAAGGAGGAGTACGCCAGGCTCAAGGCCGACCAGGACGCCAAGAAGGACGCCGCCGCCAAGGACCCCACCGCCGCCGACCAGTACACGGCCGCCTCGGCCGCCCTCAAGGCCTTCCTCGCCCCGGTGCGCGGTCGGGTGGCCGTGCAGTCCTTCCTGGCGGGCAGCGACGTGCTGCTCAACACCTACGACGTGCCCGCCGTGACCTCGGCCATGAAGGCGGCCCTGGCCGACGGGACGATCACCGCCGAGCGGCTGGACGCCTCCGTGACGCGCATCCTGGAGTGGAAGGCGCGGCGCGGGGTCCTGGACGCCTCCCCCACCTCCGCCCAGACCATCGCCTCCGTGGTGGGCTCGGCCGCGCACCAGGAGACGGCTGCCAGGATCGCCCAGCAGTCGGTGACCATGGTCCGCAACGACGCCGACTCCGTGCTGCCCCTGTCCCCCACGCGCACCCCCCGGCTCCTGCTCACCGGCTCCTCCTGGGGGAACCCGGAGCTGCTGACGCAGCCGCTGACCGACCTGGGGTTCACCGTCAACCGGGTGGAGACCTCGGGCGACTCCCCCGACCCCACGGCCGCCGAGGTGGACGAGGCCCTGGCCCAGGCCGAGAACGCCGACGCCATCGTCCTGACGACCTACTCCATGGCCGCAGGCTCCACCCAGGCCGACCTGGTGGCGCGCATGGTCGCCACCGGCAAGCCGGTGACCATCCTGTCCACCCGCAACCCCTACGACGTCGCGGTGGCGGGTACGGTGGCCCCGGCCTCGGGCAGCACCGGCCAGTGCCTGCTGCCCGCGGGCTGCTCGGTCACCACCACCCCCTCCCCCACCAACGGCGTGGCGGTCCTCAACCTCTACTCCAACCGGCAGGTCTCCCTGACCGCCGCCGCGAAAGTCATCGCCGGCCAGGCCCCGGTAGGGGTCCTGCCGGTGAACGTGCCGACGGCGCAGGGCGGCGGCACCCTCCAGGCCCGGGGCTTCGGACTGACCTACCCCAGCCAGGGGCAGAACCCGGGCGGGGGCCAGCTGGTGCCCGGCGTCCAGCCGGGTATCCCCACCGTGCCCGACCCCGGCTCACCCGGAACGGGGACGCTGCCCACGGGGAGCACCGCCCCGGTGGTCTCCGAGCCGCAGGGCACCGGCTCCCGGCACGGCCTGTCGCGCACCGGGGCCGTGGTGTGGCCAGGCCTGGCCGCCGCGGTCCTGCTGGTGGGCGGGATCATGCTGGTCCGCGCACGACGACGTCGGCGCGCCTGACGGCTGAGGCAGCCACCCGCCCGGCCAGTACCACCGCACTGCCAGTGCCCCGGGGCCTATCAGCTGGCGTCCCGGCTCCTGGCAGCCAGTGGTCCCGGGGCCTGGCGGCTATGGGTTCCTGCGGCTGGCGGCCAGGCGCTCCAGGGCCCCCAGGACGGTGGCGCGGTCCCTGGTGGGCCACAGGGGCGGCATGGACCGGGCCAGGAAGGCCCCGTAGCGGGCGGTCCTCAGGCGCGGGTCGAGGACGGCCACGACGCCGCGGTCACCGGCCCGGCGTACGAGGCGGCCAGCCCCCTGGGCCAGGAGGAGGGCGGCGTGGGTGGCGGCCACGCTCATAAAGCCGTTGCCGCCCGCGGCGGTGACCGCCTCAATGCGCGCCTGGGCCACCGGGTCGTCGGGCCGGGGGAAGGGGATACGGTCGATAATGACCAGCCTGCAGGTGTGCCCGGGCACGTCCACCCCCTGCCACAGGCTCAGGCTGCCCACCAGGCAGGAGTCCTCCTCACGGGTGAAGGCCTCCACCAGGGTGGGCAGCTGGTCCTCCCCCTGGGCGTAGACGGTCAGGTCGGTGGCGCCACGCAGGACCTCAGCGGCCTCCTGGGCGGCGCGACGTGAGGAGAACAGGCCGAGCACGCCCCCGCCCGAGGCCTCGGTCAGGGCCAGGATCTCGTCCAGGGCGGCCTCGGAGATACCCGCCGCGGGCCGGGGCAGGTGGGTGGGCGTGTAGAGGATGCCCTGGCGTGAGTAGTCAAAGGGGGTGCCCACGTCCAGACCCTCCCAGGGATCCTCGGACAGGGTCAGGCCCAGGGTGCGGGCCATGGGGTCGAAGCTGCCACCCAGGGCCAGGGTGGCGGAGGTCAGGACCGCGGCGGTGCCGCTCAGGAGGGTGTCGGCCACCGGGGCGGCCACGTCAATGGGCGCCAGGACCAGGCGGGGCGGGTCGGAGCCCATCCGGGGCCGCTCGACCCAGGCCACGTCACGGTGCCGGGCCACGGAGTCGCCGGTCATGCGCCCGAGGGCCTCAACCAGGTCGGCTACCGCGGTGCGGGCCAGGGCCAGTCCCCCGGCGTCCTCGCTCCCCCTGCCCGCCCCCTTGGCCTGCTCGCGCACGTCGGCGGCCAGGCGGCGGGCAGCGGCCTCCAGGAGGGTCAGGGCCTCGCCCAGGGCCGGCGGCAGGCTGGCGGGCAGGCGGGCGTCGGGCAGGTCCGCGAGCGCCAGGGCGAGCCCCTGCCCGGCGGCCTCCAGCTCGGTAACCACGGCGTGGGCGTGCCTGCGCACCGTGGCAGCCACACGGGCCACGGCGGCGGCGGACAGGCTGACGGTGTCCTGGGAGCGGACCCGGTCGGCGAGCTCGTGGGCCTCGTCCACCACCAGGACCTGGTGGTCGGGCAGGAGGCCGCTGTTGCCGGCCACGGCGACGCCGAGCATGGCGTGGTTGGTCACCACGACGTCGGCCTGGGCCGCGGCGGCGCGAGCGGCCTGCGGGAAGCACTCGTCCCGCAGGGGGCAGGAGGGGCCCAGGCACTCGTCCCGTGAGACGCTGACCTGGTCCCAGGCCTGGTCGGACACGCCGGGGACCAGGTCGTCGCGGTCCCCGGTGGTGGTGGTCGCCGCCCACTGTCGCAGGCGGACCACCTGCTCGCCCAGGGTGGTGCTACCGGCCCCGCCCACGTGGGAGCGGGCGGCGTGGGCGGGGCCGAAGAGCGCGTCCTCGTCCTCCGGGGGGTAGCCGCCGGCCAGGCGGTGGCGGCAGACGTAGTTCCGCCAGCCCTTGAGCAGGGCCACGCTGGGCCGGGTCCCGGTGACCGCCTCGACGGCGTCGGCCGCCAGGGGC
Protein-coding regions in this window:
- a CDS encoding L-lactate dehydrogenase translates to MSNTNTAQGSYPTAKASGRPSKVAIIGAGAVGSTLAYACVTKGVAREVVLQDIAKEKVEAEALDIAQGIQFTSAGSVSGSTDPEICRDADVIAITAGARQKPGQSRLELAGATVGIMEKILPKLVEVAPNAIFVPVANPVDVVTYCAKKITGLPENQIFGSGTVLDTARMRYLISLETGTAVQNIHGYITGEHGDSEVPLWSSTEIGGVPITQWGKTLDGGEFDEAKRERIARDVVRSAYRIIEGKGVTNYAVGLAVQRIIGAVLNDEQRVLTVSPLLDDWHGISDVCMAVPTIIGRKGAGRRLELPLTDDERARLTASAERLREVARGLGY
- the lexA gene encoding transcriptional repressor LexA — protein: MTSSTLDPTDPRVARVVDDLDARACAVYECVRDAVVARGYPPSLREIGAEVGLTSPSSVKHQLDKLERLGLVHRDPKRPRALEVVVPEPDARQAPPPTTRRPPAPVVPLPSLPGVGQDEAVAVPLVGRIAAGSPILAMQEVEDVVALPRRLTGDGELFMLQVHGDSMIEAAICDGDWVVVRSQPDAASGEVVAALLQDVDGHSATVKVLSRHDGHQWLLPRNPDYAPIPGDEATIMGKVVTVLRAL
- a CDS encoding ATP-dependent DNA helicase, with translation MASTADLAGQALTEAVSRLSGSPRQGQTTMVERVAATIEDGGHLLVQAGTGTGKSLGYLLPAMVHAVQGGERTLVSTATLALQRQVMTKDAPLAADAVEAVTGTRPSVALLKGWRNYVCRHRLAGGYPPEDEDALFGPAHAARSHVGGAGSTTLGEQVVRLRQWAATTTTGDRDDLVPGVSDQAWDQVSVSRDECLGPSCPLRDECFPQAARAAAAQADVVVTNHAMLGVAVAGNSGLLPDHQVLVVDEAHELADRVRSQDTVSLSAAAVARVAATVRRHAHAVVTELEAAGQGLALALADLPDARLPASLPPALGEALTLLEAAARRLAADVREQAKGAGRGSEDAGGLALARTAVADLVEALGRMTGDSVARHRDVAWVERPRMGSDPPRLVLAPIDVAAPVADTLLSGTAAVLTSATLALGGSFDPMARTLGLTLSEDPWEGLDVGTPFDYSRQGILYTPTHLPRPAAGISEAALDEILALTEASGGGVLGLFSSRRAAQEAAEVLRGATDLTVYAQGEDQLPTLVEAFTREEDSCLVGSLSLWQGVDVPGHTCRLVIIDRIPFPRPDDPVAQARIEAVTAAGGNGFMSVAATHAALLLAQGAGRLVRRAGDRGVVAVLDPRLRTARYGAFLARSMPPLWPTRDRATVLGALERLAASRRNP
- a CDS encoding glycoside hydrolase family 3 protein yields the protein MRRLPPVLARLSIIALLLGVLTGAPVTAAPAPGVETDPAARAQALLATMSQDEKIGQVLWTHVYGSSAQDETYADKNEDVFGPGVRTPAQAVSTFHLGGVLYFNWAHNVTTPTDPGQVAALSDGLQEAARTSGPKIPLAITIDQEGGLVARVRTSGTDVPGNMALGATGSTELARAQGQALGSELAAMGINVDFAPVLNVNTNAANPVIGVRSLGDDPEAVASLGAAQIEGLQSEGVSATAKYFPGHGDTQTDSHLGLPTVSYDRATLDTHLAPFRTAVKGGVDMIMTAHIVVEAIDPAHPATTSKAVLTDLLREEMGFTGLITTDAMDMEGVQLSVMSDQEKEEYARLKADQDAKKDAAAKDPTAADQYTAASAALKAFLAPVRGRVAVQSFLAGSDVLLNTYDVPAVTSAMKAALADGTITAERLDASVTRILEWKARRGVLDASPTSAQTIASVVGSAAHQETAARIAQQSVTMVRNDADSVLPLSPTRTPRLLLTGSSWGNPELLTQPLTDLGFTVNRVETSGDSPDPTAAEVDEALAQAENADAIVLTTYSMAAGSTQADLVARMVATGKPVTILSTRNPYDVAVAGTVAPASGSTGQCLLPAGCSVTTTPSPTNGVAVLNLYSNRQVSLTAAAKVIAGQAPVGVLPVNVPTAQGGGTLQARGFGLTYPSQGQNPGGGQLVPGVQPGIPTVPDPGSPGTGTLPTGSTAPVVSEPQGTGSRHGLSRTGAVVWPGLAAAVLLVGGIMLVRARRRRRA